A genomic region of Anopheles coustani chromosome 3, idAnoCousDA_361_x.2, whole genome shotgun sequence contains the following coding sequences:
- the LOC131259665 gene encoding protein polybromo-1 isoform X2, with product MSKRRRMSSLQDEELSEEDVSPEQSPLPATTRKRKRLDPMEQCQQLYESIRNFKKEDGTTLCDTFIRAPKRRQEPSYYEVVANPIDLLRVQQKLKTDSYDDVEDLAADIELIVNNAKAFYKPDSTEYQDACQLLAMFNTNKKRIVENQQDETYVEIKPRKITRPRKSITVEEDETDEGSDLDPYEELFAAVMTATDPLDNHELYPMFQLLPSKKLYPGYYDIIDHPIDLKFIATKIQTSAYSSLNEMEKDLLQMIKNACTFNEPGSQIYKDAKMLKKTFIARKADIESGRYRKPTMKRPRTASSAAVAALKEEIESSDDDLDDSMETDGDGPLWQLFDQLYNTANTNGAPLGESFWKLPNRRFHPEYYTLIKKPISMAQVRNKLKKGMYAHITDLTADLYLMLDNAKKANPSNSKIHKDAMKMQKILNQKLVDSGADLEESDEEDEGNDSDSSTPTASRKRGRVARDGGLTSASLAKSNRAIAMSSLKKKLLSLHEYLVDYTHDDRQPMGLFMEKPSKKLYPDYYQVIQHPIDMTTIENNIKADRYGTIDDIVGDYRLMFSNCRKYNEEGSMIYEDANILEKALNEKLKEFSGINKKLNLTAKIVKPIRKSTSTPLEAKLKQMYDTIREYREPKQNRQLSFIFMKLPSKNEYPDYYDIIKTPIDIEKIEKKLRQQVYESVEDMATDFMLMFENACKYNEPDSQIYKDSLCLQQLLIQTKQSLRNEETVPNVQQAVQELLLSLFTTFYNYQDEEGRCYSDSLAELSEYDECDGSRVRAISLDLIKRRLDKGLYKRLDTFQEDIFSCLERARRLSRTDSQVFEDSIELQSFFIKKRDDLCQNGQVLESPALSYNAMHLSAAVESLRQTKLLQEEEADTDSDAVQPSQGESMTIDQKVFSPGDFVYIDLPENKIPGVMFIERLWATADNIKMMNGIMLLRPYETFHVQSRKFMEQELFKSDQRVEVPLSKALNKCFVMHVRDYVKMKPEGFANKDVFVCESRYSSKARSFKKLKTWNLTRANDPVKLILRETPLEVKRVMSVFKERVEKHKEELSELQLQEAIPEKEKPNVVIYMNGAEDGNIYYEQYNTVCGGLVKTGDYVYVATESGKQSISQITSIWETRDGKSLFRGPWLLTPPEVPGATHRLFYRQEVLLSTVQETTSTVAIVGRCAVLDLNEYISRRPTEIAEADVYMCDSIFDEYKKLIRKIVAPSGLRKFTHSQMVTTDEVYHFRRPINPPKVTCGEIMTVPDNNKQITSCDLMDMKDEFGIIDDSVDGPPSIGSDTAPTASPLPSHTVNISTPSMTTKKASKPGKKLVTGYILYSSEHRRTTCASNPDATFGEVSRIVGNEWRNLSEQEKAVWEQRAIKINEESAAKYAAEMGETSCPSPTTIKTDGTVVQDIMANHVYECCWDKCDYQFEDPAECFDHCIAEGSGCVYKTFMTPTEQEFICIWRGCVRLRRNMPPFPSITRLVKHVKEVHLTKSTSKLVQPQDRSKNYVLSKRQSVMGQVATNNTSSMNISSNNAYTNNSAMITLQPMGNIQNLSVNSSGMNTMPVQSHNALVGGTGQVQTMQQQQQMTAASGTGVASQPSNSIPSSYFSYVSTPPAEPLFVTVPPRPQRVLHSEAYIKYIEGLQQKSTYVTPWQKTLTATKETVPITDANRLPTHWLGKRARDRPEAVVDALWQLRNFMMKEVIQFDKF from the exons ATGAGCAAACGACGCAGGATGAGCTCTTTACAGGATGAGGAGCTGAGTGAAGAGGATGTTTCGCCAGAACAGAGCCCCTTACCTGCCacgacaagaaaaagaaaaagacttGATCCG aTGGAGCAATGCCAGCAATTATACGAATCGATACggaattttaaaaaagaagaCGGCACCACGCTATGCGATACATTCATTCGAGCTCCAAAACGACGACAAGAACCTTCGTACTACGAAGTCGTAGCTAACCCCATAGATCTGCTCAGAGTGcagcaaaaattgaaaaccgaCTCATATGATGATGTAGAAGATCTTGCTGCTGATATTGAACTCATCGTAAACAATGCCAAAGCATTTTACAAACCGGATTCCACCGAATATCAGGATGCGTGCCAGTTGCTGGCCATGTTCAACACAAACAAGAAACGTATCGTAGAGAATCAACAAGATGAAACATATGTGGAAATAAAACCACGAAAGATAACTCGTCCACGAAAGTCCATCACCGTCGAAGAGGATGAGACTGATGAAGGATCGGATTTGGATCCTTACGAGGAGCTTTTCGCCGCCGTCATGACTGCTACAGACCCGTTGGATAATCATGAGCTATACCCTATGTTCCAGCTACTACCGTCAAAAAAATTATACCCAGGGTATTACGATATAATTGATCATCCGATTGATCTGAAATTCATTGCTACGAAAATTCAAACCAGTGCCTATTCAAGCCtcaatgaaatggaaaaggatTTATTGCAAATGATTAAAAATGCCTGTACTTTCAACGAACCGGGATCGCAAATCTATAAAGATgcgaaaatgttgaaaaaaacgttcATTGCACGGAAGGCTGACATTGAATCGGGAAGGTATCGTAAACCTACTATGAAACGTCCACGTACCGCTTCCAGTGCGGCAGTAGCGGCTCTGAAGGAAGAAATAGAAAGTTCGGACGACGATTTGGACGATTCGATGGAAACCGATGGTGACGGACCGCTTTGGCAACTATTTGATCAATTATATAACACGGCTAATACTAACG GTGCACCACTGGGCGAATCATTTTGGAAGCTACCAAACAGACGCTTCCATCCGGAATACTATACGTTGATTAAAAAGCCAATATCGATGGCACAAGTTCGTAACAAACTGAAGAAGGGTATGTACGCGCACATAACGGACTTGACTGCAGATTTGTATTTGATGCTTGATAATGCCAAGAAAGCAAATCCATCGAACAGCAAAATTCATAAG GACGCAATGAAAATGCAGAAAATTCTCAACCAAAAGCTAGTCGACTCTGGTGCCGATTTGGAAGAGAGTGACGAAGAAGACGAAGGAAATGACAGCGATTCATCTACGCCCACCGCTTCTCGTAAACGGGGTCGTGTAGCCCGCGATGGTGGGCTAACCAGCGCATCGCTTGCCAAATCGAATCGTGCAATCGCAATGTCTTCTTTGAAGAAGAAGCTACTTTCTTTACATGAATATCTCGTCGACTACACACACGACGATCGTCAGCCGATGGGTTTGTTCATGGAAAAGCCATCGAAGAAGTTGTATCCCGATTATTATCAAGTGATTCAACATCCAATCGATATGACGACAATAGAAAACAACATCAAGGCGGATCGTTATGGTACGATTGATGATATTGTAGGCGATTATCGCCTCATGTTTTCCAATTGTCGAAAGTACAACGAAGAAGGATCTATGATATATGAAGATGCGAATATACTCGAAAAGGCATTGAATGAAAAGCTGAAGGAGTTTTCGGGAATcaacaaaaaactcaatctgACGGCAAAAAT CGTGAAACCGATACGAAAGAGTACTTCAACTCCGTTGGAAGCAAAACTAAAGCAAATGTACGATACAATTCGTGAATACAGGGAACCGAAACAAAATCGCCAACTGTCGTTCATTTTCATGAAGTTGCCATCTAAAAAC GAATATCCGGATTACTATGATATTATTAAAACCCCGATTGATATTGAAAAAATCGAGAAAAAACTCAGACAACAGGTTTATGAAAGTGTAGAAGATATGGCGACGGATTTCATGCTCATGTTCGAAAACGCCTGCAAGTACAACGAACCGGATTCTCAAATATACAAAGATTCTCTGTGTTTGCAACAACTGCTGATCCAAACGAAGCAATCCTTGCGCAACGAGGAAACAGTTCCAAATGTGCAGCAGGCCGTGCAAGAACTATTACTGTCCTTATTTACTACATTTTATAATTACCAGGATGAAGAGGGAAGATGTTATTCCGATTCGTTGGCGGAACTATCGGAATATGACGAATGTGATGGCAGCAG GGTTAGAGCGATCTCCTTGGATCTGATTAAACGTCGACTAGACAAAGGGCTGTATAAACGATTGGACACTTTTCAGGAAGATATTTTCAGTTGTCTTGAACGAGCTCGTCGGCTCAGTAGGACCGATTCGCAAGTATTTGAAGACTCTATTGAACTTCAgtcatttttcattaaaaagcgCGATGACCTGTGCCAGAACGGCCAAGTGCTAGAATCACCTGCACTCAGTTACAATGCGATGCATCTTAGCGCGGCGGTAGAGTCTTTGCGTCAGACCAAACTTTTACAGGAAGAAGAAGCAGATACTGATAGCGATGCGGTG CAACCCTCCCAAGGTGAGAGTATGACGATTGACCAAAAGGTGTTTTCTCCGGGAGATTTTGTATACATCGACTTaccggaaaacaaaa TTCCTGGAGTTATGTTCATCGAACGGCTTTGGGCGACTGCTGATAACATTAAAATGATGAACGGTATCATGCTTTTGAGGCCTTACGAAACGTTTCACGTTCAAAGCCGAAAATTTATGGAACAAGAACTCTTCAAAAGTGACCAACGAGTTGAGGTTCCTTTATCCAAGGCACTGAACAAATGTTTTGTAATGCACGTGCGTGACTACGTTAAGATGAAACCGGAAGGTTTTGCGAACAAGGATGTATTCGTGTGCGAATCACGATACAGTTCCAAGGCGAGATCCTTTAAAAAATTGAAGACGTGGAATCTAACCCGAGCCAATGATCCGGTGAAACTGATACTAAGAGAAACACCTCTTGAGGTAAAGCGTGTTATGTCCGTGTTCAAGGAGCGTGTTGAGAAGCACAAGGAGGAACTATCTGAGCTTCAACTGCAAGAAGCCATcccggaaaaagaaaaaccaaatgttGTCATTTACATGAATGGAGCTGAAGATGGCAACATTTACTACGAGCAATACAATACAGTTTGTGGAGGTCTGGTTAAAACCGGTGATTACGTGTACGTTGCAACGGAGTCGGGAAAGCAATCTATTTCTCAAATAACATCGATTTGGGAAACCCGAGA TGGAAAATCATTGTTCCGCGGGCCATGGCTTCTTACACCACCGGAAGTTCCCGGGGCGACGCATCGTTTGTTTTACCGCCAAGAAGTTTTGCTATCTACAGTTCAAGAAACGACTTCCACAGTGGCGATTGTTGGTCGTTGCGCAGTTCTCGATCTGAATGAATACATCAGTA GACGTCCAACGGAAATCGCTGAGGCGGATGTCTACATGTGTGATTCCATTTTTGATGAGTATAAAAAACTGATCAGGAAAATTGTGGCTCCTTCTGGGCTACGCAAATTCACCCATAGTCAGATGGTAACTACTGATGAAGTTTATCATTTTAGACGCCCAATCAATCCACCAAAG gTTACCTGTGGTGAGATTATGACCGTTCCTgataacaacaaacaaatcacctCATGTGATCTTATG GACATGAAGGACGAGTTTGGCATTATCGATGACTCAGTCGATGGTCCTCCCTCGATTGGTTCGGACACTGCTCCAACGGCGTCGCCACTTCCCTCGCACACGGTCAATATCAGCACCCCATCGATGACCACCAAAAAGGCCTCCAAACCAGGCAAAAAGCTTGTGACCGGTTACATACTATACTCTAGTGAACACCGGAGAACTACCTGTGCCAGTAATCCGGATGCAACCTTTGGCGAGGTGTCGCGTATCGTCGGAAATGAGTGGCGCAATTTAAGCGAACAGGAGAAAGCTGTTTGGGAGCAACGAGCTATCAAGATAAACGAAGAAAGTGCAGCCAAGTACGCAGCAGAAATGGGTGAAACAAGCTGCCCCAGTCCAACCACCATTAAGACTGATGGTACAGTCGTACAGGACATCATGGCCAATCAT GTGTACGAGTGTTGCTGGGATAAATGCGATTATCAGTTTGAAGATCCGGCGGAATGTTTTGATCATTGCATTGCAGAAGGTTCGGGATGCGTCTACAAAACATTTATGACTCCAACCGAACAAGAGTTTATTTGCATCTGGAGAGGTTGTGTACGTCTTCGACGTAATATGCCACCGTTTCCTAGCATCACCCGGCTTGTGAAACATGTTAAAGAGGTGCATCTTACCAAAAGCACCAGCAAGCTTGTACAGCCTCAAGACCGTAGCAAAAACTATGTCCTTTCCAAGCGTCAATCAGTGATGGGTCAAGTGGCTACAAATAACACTTCCAGCATGAACATCAGTAGCAATAATGCGTACACAAATAACTCGGCCATGATCACGCTGCAGCCGATGGGTAACATTCAAAACTTAAGTGTGAATTCAAGCGGCATGAATACAATGCCAGTTCAGTCGCATAACGCACTAGTCGGAGGAACTGGCCAGGTGCAAACgatgcaacaacagcaacagatgACAGCAGCTTCCGGAACTGGTGTAGCTTCGCAACCAAGCAATTCGATTCCTTCGTCTTACTTTAGCT ATGTTTCCACCCCGCCCGCCGAACCCTTGTTCGTCACGGTACCGCCTCGACCACAGCGAGTATTACATTCGGAAGCCTATATAAAGTACATAGAAGGACTTCAGCAAAAATCGACCTACGTTACGCCTTGGCAAAAGACGCTTACGGCGACAAAGGAGACTGTTCCTATCACAGACGCCAACCGACTTCCTACCCATTGGCTAGGGAAGCGCGCTCGAGATCGTCCGGAAGCTGTTGTCGATGCCTTATGGCAGTTGAGAAATTTCATGATGAAGGAAGTAATCCAATTCGATAAATTTTAA